The Streptomyces europaeiscabiei genome window below encodes:
- a CDS encoding GNAT family N-acetyltransferase produces the protein MIRRETADDHRAVREVHTRAFGDGERIPGLVEALRVTEAAPPPMSFVATVDDRVVGHVLLSGARLDAPRRIVDVLSLSPLGVLPEFQRQCIGTRLVAHALAAADSQGVPLVFLEGSPHYYGARGFEGAGAAGFRSPSLRIPEAAFQVARLSAHEPWMTGTFVYSEVFWAFDCVGLRDPEA, from the coding sequence GTGATCAGGCGGGAGACCGCTGACGATCACCGAGCGGTGCGCGAGGTCCATACGCGCGCCTTCGGTGACGGCGAGCGGATTCCCGGGCTCGTCGAGGCGCTCCGCGTCACGGAGGCCGCGCCGCCGCCGATGTCCTTCGTCGCCACCGTCGACGACCGGGTCGTCGGACACGTCCTGCTGAGCGGGGCGCGGCTGGACGCTCCGCGCCGGATCGTGGACGTCCTGTCCCTGTCGCCGCTGGGCGTGCTCCCGGAGTTCCAGCGTCAGTGCATCGGCACCCGGCTCGTCGCGCACGCTCTCGCGGCGGCCGACAGCCAGGGCGTGCCGCTGGTGTTCCTGGAGGGTTCACCGCACTACTACGGCGCGCGCGGCTTCGAGGGCGCGGGCGCGGCGGGCTTCCGCTCCCCGTCGCTGCGTATACCGGAAGCCGCGTTCCAGGTGGCCCGTCTGTCCGCGCACGAGCCGTGGATGACGGGCACCTTCGTCTACTCGGAGGTCTTCTGGGCCTTCGACTGCGTCGGGCTGCGCGACCCCGAGGCCTGA
- a CDS encoding MFS transporter has protein sequence MPLALLALAVGAFGIGTTEFVIMGLLPEVAGDLGISIPAAGHLVSAYALGVVIGAPLLAAVTARLPRRKVLIGLMVLFVVGNALSALAPDEHWLLAARFLSGLPHGAFFGVGAVVATGLVAPERKARSVSLMFLGLTIANVAGVPAATLVGQHFGWRITFLGVSAIGLAAIASLALLLPHDRAAAPTTGLRGELGALRSLPVWLALGTTVAGFGALFSAYSYITPMLTDSAGYAGTSVTLLLALFGVGATIGNLAGGRLADHSLRGTLFGGLVSLILVLALFPVLMSAQWSAALAVLLLGVAAFATGSPLQLMVMEKAATAPSLASSANQAAFNLANAGGAWIGGLALAAGLGATAPAVVGAGLAVIGLAVAAVALTVDNRRAAPAPAHGGRSRGRVVASHVPEQSETVRV, from the coding sequence ATGCCCTTGGCCCTGCTCGCTCTCGCCGTAGGCGCCTTCGGAATCGGCACGACCGAGTTCGTCATCATGGGCCTCCTCCCCGAGGTCGCCGGCGACCTCGGCATCTCGATCCCCGCCGCCGGCCACCTCGTCTCGGCGTATGCGCTGGGTGTCGTCATCGGCGCCCCGCTGCTCGCCGCGGTCACGGCCCGGCTGCCCCGCCGCAAGGTCCTGATCGGGCTGATGGTCCTCTTCGTCGTCGGCAACGCCCTGTCCGCCCTCGCCCCCGACGAGCACTGGCTGCTCGCCGCCCGCTTCCTCAGCGGTCTCCCGCACGGCGCCTTCTTCGGCGTCGGCGCGGTCGTCGCGACCGGCCTCGTGGCACCGGAGCGAAAGGCCCGCTCGGTCTCGCTGATGTTCCTGGGCCTGACGATCGCCAACGTCGCCGGCGTACCGGCCGCGACCCTCGTGGGCCAGCACTTCGGCTGGCGGATCACCTTCCTCGGCGTGAGCGCGATCGGCCTGGCGGCCATCGCCTCCCTCGCGCTCCTGCTCCCGCACGACCGCGCGGCCGCCCCGACGACCGGCCTGCGCGGCGAACTGGGCGCCCTGCGCTCGCTGCCCGTCTGGCTCGCCCTCGGCACGACCGTCGCCGGCTTCGGCGCCCTCTTCTCCGCCTACAGCTACATCACGCCGATGCTCACGGACTCCGCCGGGTACGCCGGGACCAGCGTGACCCTGCTGCTCGCGCTGTTCGGAGTCGGGGCGACCATCGGCAACCTGGCCGGCGGCCGCCTCGCCGACCACTCCCTGCGAGGCACGCTGTTCGGCGGCCTGGTATCGCTGATCCTCGTCCTGGCCCTGTTCCCGGTCCTGATGTCCGCCCAGTGGAGCGCCGCCCTGGCCGTCCTGCTCCTCGGCGTCGCCGCCTTCGCCACCGGCTCGCCCCTCCAGCTGATGGTCATGGAGAAGGCCGCCACCGCCCCCTCCCTCGCCTCCTCCGCCAACCAGGCCGCCTTCAACCTCGCGAACGCAGGCGGCGCCTGGATCGGCGGCCTCGCCCTGGCGGCCGGCCTCGGCGCGACGGCCCCGGCGGTCGTGGGCGCGGGCCTCGCGGTGATCGGCCTGGCGGTCGCGGCCGTGGCCCTCACGGTGGACAACCGCCGGGCCGCCCCCGCACCGGCGCACGGCGGCCGGAGCCGCGGACGTGTGGTGGCGTCGCATGTGCCGGAGCAGTCGGAGACGGTGCGGGTCTGA
- a CDS encoding endonuclease/exonuclease/phosphatase family protein, with protein MAQAYMTETGDGGTGQGREQSRLRRLLDRLFGGWRGDRRIWRRGIVLAVLAVLVALLMVLHAQVPNAVGNLGSLTETFLPWLGVAIPLLFVLALVRRSATALVALLVPLVVWLNIFGGLVSSKTGSGGDFTVVTHNVNADNADPSGTAGEVAASGADVVALEELTESAMPVYKKALAATYPYHEVVGTVGLWSKYRMSDTKPVDIKLGWERAMRSTVAAPDGPVAVYVAHLPSVRVKLEAGFTARQRDKSANALGEAIADEPIQQVALLGDLNGTMNDRALNAVTAQMRSTQGAAGSGFGFSWPAAFPMARIDQIMVRGMEPTASWTLPETGSDHLPVAARVTIDTSGS; from the coding sequence ATGGCGCAGGCGTACATGACGGAGACGGGCGACGGCGGCACGGGTCAGGGCCGCGAACAATCCCGGCTCCGGCGCCTGCTGGACCGCCTCTTCGGCGGCTGGAGAGGGGACCGGCGGATCTGGCGGCGCGGCATCGTCCTCGCCGTTCTCGCTGTCCTCGTCGCACTGTTGATGGTGCTGCACGCCCAAGTCCCCAACGCCGTCGGCAACCTCGGCAGCCTGACCGAGACGTTCCTGCCCTGGCTGGGCGTCGCGATCCCGCTGCTGTTCGTCCTCGCGCTGGTCCGCAGGTCGGCGACCGCGCTCGTCGCGCTCCTCGTGCCCCTGGTCGTCTGGCTGAACATCTTCGGCGGACTGGTCTCCAGCAAGACCGGCAGCGGCGGTGACTTCACCGTCGTCACCCACAACGTGAACGCGGACAACGCCGACCCGTCCGGCACGGCCGGCGAGGTCGCCGCCTCCGGCGCGGACGTGGTGGCACTGGAGGAACTGACCGAGAGCGCGATGCCGGTGTACAAGAAGGCCCTGGCGGCGACGTACCCGTACCACGAGGTCGTCGGCACCGTCGGGCTGTGGAGCAAGTACCGGATGAGCGACACCAAGCCCGTCGACATCAAGCTCGGCTGGGAGCGTGCGATGCGCTCGACGGTGGCGGCGCCGGACGGGCCCGTCGCCGTGTATGTCGCCCATCTGCCCTCGGTACGGGTCAAGCTGGAGGCCGGGTTCACCGCCCGCCAGCGCGACAAGAGCGCCAACGCCCTCGGCGAGGCCATCGCCGACGAGCCGATCCAGCAGGTCGCCCTCCTCGGTGACCTCAACGGCACCATGAACGACCGCGCCCTGAACGCCGTCACCGCCCAGATGCGCTCCACCCAGGGCGCCGCGGGCAGCGGCTTCGGCTTCAGCTGGCCGGCGGCGTTCCCGATGGCCCGCATCGACCAGATCATGGTCCGGGGCATGGAGCCGACGGCCTCGTGGACCCTGCCGGAGACGGGCAGCGACCATCTTCCGGTGGCGGCGCGGGTGACGATCGACACGTCCGGGAGCTGA
- a CDS encoding TetR/AcrR family transcriptional regulator codes for MSLAESHAGDGRVRDGSPGRGRPRSEAVERSIVEGVLKLLEEGVPLSELSIERVARTAGVGKATIYRRWSGKEALFVDVLRAAEPPDPVLPGTSMRDDLVVVLEAARQRGLLNRPSAILHNVIAQMKSSPTIWNAYHADVVAPRRRALADVLRRGRDNGELRADVDIDLVGDLVFGPMLVRTVMRPDAPLPENLAENIVDTVLEGLRPSAS; via the coding sequence TTGAGCCTCGCCGAGAGCCACGCCGGAGACGGGCGGGTCCGGGACGGGAGTCCCGGACGCGGGCGGCCGCGCAGCGAGGCCGTGGAGCGGTCCATCGTCGAGGGAGTGCTGAAGCTCCTCGAAGAGGGCGTGCCGCTCTCGGAGTTGTCGATCGAACGGGTGGCCCGCACGGCCGGCGTCGGCAAGGCGACCATCTACCGCCGCTGGAGCGGCAAGGAGGCGCTCTTCGTCGACGTACTGCGCGCCGCGGAACCCCCGGACCCCGTGCTGCCCGGCACCTCGATGCGCGACGACCTGGTCGTCGTCCTGGAGGCGGCACGCCAACGCGGGCTGCTCAACCGGCCGTCGGCGATCCTGCACAACGTCATCGCCCAGATGAAGAGCAGCCCCACGATCTGGAACGCCTACCACGCGGACGTCGTCGCCCCCCGCCGCCGGGCCCTCGCCGACGTCCTGCGCCGGGGCCGGGACAACGGCGAACTCCGCGCCGACGTCGACATCGACCTCGTCGGCGATCTGGTCTTCGGACCCATGCTCGTCCGCACCGTCATGCGCCCGGACGCCCCCCTCCCCGAGAATCTCGCGGAGAACATCGTCGACACGGTGCTCGAAGGACTTCGTCCTTCTGCGAGCTGA
- a CDS encoding MFS transporter, protein MTTAVPDSRIPAVVHRRRWVILGVLMLSLLIVVLDNSILNVAIKTISTPEPTGLGATQSELEWAINAYTLVFAGLLFSAGLLGDRLGRKKVLLGGLVVFGIGSALAAMSGSPAELIAFRAVMGLGAAFVMPATLAVLMNVFERDEQPKAIGIWAGGVGLAIAIGPITGGVLLDHFWWGSVFLINVPIVVLALGLMIWLVPDSRDPAPGRIDPVGVVLSVVGLVLLVYGIIRGGQLADFTDATVLATVGAGLAVLAAFVVFEKRSDHPSIDMTFFQNKVFSTAIGVIGVVFFALMGVTFFSVFYTQTVRGYSPLQTGLLMLPLAVAQLVFAPRARLVVDRFGNSAVCTAGMTLIAGMLAAFAVLDADTPIWILEVIFFFMGVGMAHVMTPLSVVIMQALPREKAGSASALSNTFRQVGGALGIAVLGSVLSTAYRNGIEDKLPAGSPHAAAESIEATLGLAARLGERGEALVGPAHDAFLHAMHVTALCGAGIALIGAVAMAVFLPGRAKGGQEGKGETELVAADH, encoded by the coding sequence ATGACTACCGCAGTCCCTGACTCCCGCATACCGGCGGTGGTGCACCGGCGCCGCTGGGTGATTCTCGGTGTGCTGATGCTGAGCCTGCTGATCGTGGTGCTCGACAACTCGATCCTCAACGTCGCCATCAAGACGATCTCCACGCCGGAGCCCACCGGCCTCGGCGCCACCCAGAGCGAGCTGGAGTGGGCGATCAACGCCTACACGCTCGTCTTCGCGGGGCTGCTGTTCTCCGCGGGCCTGCTCGGCGACCGGCTCGGCCGCAAGAAGGTGCTGCTCGGCGGACTCGTCGTCTTCGGCATCGGCTCGGCCCTGGCCGCCATGTCGGGCTCCCCGGCGGAGCTGATCGCCTTCCGTGCCGTGATGGGCCTCGGCGCGGCCTTCGTGATGCCCGCCACGCTCGCCGTCCTGATGAACGTCTTCGAGCGAGACGAACAGCCGAAGGCCATCGGCATCTGGGCGGGCGGCGTCGGTCTCGCCATCGCCATCGGCCCGATCACCGGCGGAGTCCTCCTCGACCACTTCTGGTGGGGCTCGGTCTTCCTGATCAACGTGCCGATCGTCGTCCTGGCGCTGGGCCTGATGATCTGGCTGGTGCCCGACTCGCGCGACCCCGCCCCCGGCCGCATCGACCCCGTCGGCGTGGTGCTCTCCGTCGTCGGCCTCGTCCTCCTCGTCTACGGCATCATCCGGGGCGGCCAGCTCGCCGACTTCACCGATGCCACGGTCCTCGCCACCGTCGGGGCCGGCCTCGCGGTCCTCGCCGCCTTCGTGGTGTTCGAGAAGCGCAGCGACCACCCGTCCATCGACATGACGTTCTTCCAGAACAAGGTCTTCTCGACCGCCATAGGCGTCATCGGCGTGGTCTTCTTCGCGCTGATGGGCGTGACCTTCTTCTCCGTCTTCTACACCCAGACCGTGCGCGGCTACTCCCCGCTGCAGACCGGTCTGCTGATGCTGCCGCTGGCCGTCGCGCAGCTCGTCTTCGCGCCGCGCGCCCGGCTCGTCGTCGACCGCTTCGGCAACAGCGCGGTGTGCACGGCGGGCATGACGCTGATCGCCGGGATGCTGGCCGCGTTCGCCGTACTGGACGCGGACACGCCGATCTGGATCCTCGAAGTGATCTTCTTCTTCATGGGCGTGGGCATGGCGCACGTGATGACCCCGCTGAGCGTGGTCATCATGCAGGCCCTGCCTCGCGAGAAGGCCGGCTCCGCGTCCGCGCTCAGCAACACCTTCCGCCAGGTCGGCGGCGCCCTCGGCATCGCCGTCCTCGGCTCGGTGCTGTCCACCGCCTACCGGAACGGCATCGAGGACAAGCTGCCCGCCGGCTCCCCGCACGCCGCCGCCGAGTCCATCGAGGCCACCCTCGGTCTCGCCGCCCGCCTCGGCGAGCGGGGCGAGGCCCTGGTCGGCCCGGCCCACGACGCCTTCCTGCACGCCATGCACGTGACCGCCCTGTGCGGAGCCGGCATCGCCCTGATCGGTGCCGTGGCGATGGCGGTGTTCCTGCCGGGACGGGCGAAGGGCGGCCAAGAGGGCAAGGGCGAGACGGAGTTGGTCGCCGCGGACCACTGA
- the panB gene encoding 3-methyl-2-oxobutanoate hydroxymethyltransferase has product MTQLLAAQTKPSDGSKALYGGKGTRRITVRDIALAKERGEKWPMLTAYDAMTASVFDEAGIPVMLVGDSAGNCHLGYESTVPVTLDEMTMLSAAVVRGTSRALIVGDLPFGSYQEGPVQALRSATRLVKEAGVGAVKLEGGERSHRQIELLVESGIPVMAHIGLTPQSVNAMGYRVQGRGEEAAQQLLRDAKAVQDAGAFAVVLELVPAELAAEVTRVLHIPTVGIGAGADTDAQVLVWTDMLGLTGGRMPKFVKQYADLRTVMGDAAKAFAEDVVGGTFPTEEHSVH; this is encoded by the coding sequence ATGACACAGCTTTTGGCTGCCCAGACGAAGCCCTCCGACGGCAGCAAGGCGCTGTACGGGGGCAAGGGCACACGCCGTATCACCGTCCGGGACATCGCCCTCGCCAAGGAACGCGGCGAGAAGTGGCCCATGCTCACCGCGTACGACGCGATGACCGCGTCCGTCTTCGACGAGGCCGGTATCCCGGTCATGCTCGTCGGCGACTCCGCGGGCAACTGCCACCTCGGCTACGAGTCGACCGTGCCCGTCACCCTCGACGAGATGACCATGCTCTCCGCCGCCGTCGTACGGGGCACCAGCCGTGCCCTGATCGTCGGCGACCTGCCCTTCGGCTCCTACCAGGAGGGTCCGGTGCAGGCGCTGCGCTCGGCGACCCGGCTGGTCAAGGAGGCCGGGGTCGGCGCGGTCAAGCTGGAGGGCGGCGAGCGGTCGCACCGCCAGATCGAGCTGCTGGTCGAGTCGGGCATCCCCGTCATGGCCCACATCGGCCTCACCCCGCAGTCCGTCAACGCCATGGGCTACCGCGTGCAGGGCCGGGGCGAGGAGGCCGCGCAGCAGCTGCTGCGCGACGCCAAGGCCGTCCAGGACGCGGGCGCGTTCGCGGTCGTCCTGGAGCTGGTTCCGGCGGAGCTGGCGGCGGAGGTCACGCGGGTGCTCCACATCCCGACCGTCGGGATCGGCGCGGGCGCCGACACCGACGCGCAGGTCCTCGTGTGGACCGACATGCTCGGGCTGACAGGGGGGCGGATGCCGAAGTTCGTGAAGCAGTACGCCGATCTGCGGACGGTCATGGGCGACGCGGCGAAGGCGTTCGCGGAGGACGTCGTGGGCGGGACGTTCCCGACGGAGGAGCACTCCGTCCACTAG